CGCTGGAGTTCTGCCGCGAGGACGAGTGCGTGGAGGTCACCCCCGAGGCCGTGCGCATCCGCAAGGTCGTCCTCGACCAGAAGGAGCGCGGCCGCATGGCCGCGCACAAGAAGCGCGGCTGACCGCACCGCCGCTGCCACCGCCGGCCCGGGAGCGCAAGAGGCCGTCGACCCGGAAGTCCAGGTTGGGCCGGAAACGGGCAAAACCCGGTAACCGATGGCGCTCCCGGGGCAGCGATCCTAGCCTGGGTCTTCACGGACCCACGGCGATCCGGTGCGCCGGGGTCGCTCCTCTGCCGCGAAGGACAGCTCAATGGCCCAGCCCCATGCCGTCGTGATCGGAGGCGGCATCGGCGGACTGTCCGCCGGCGTCGCCCTGCGTCGCAAGGGGTGGGCCGTGACCGTCTGCGAGCGTGCGCCCGCCCTGGATCCCGCCGGGGCGGGCATCGGCATGGCCCCCAACGCCCTGCGCGCCCTGGACGTGCTCGGCATCGGCGACGACGTCCGCGCGCTGGGCGCCTCCCGGTACGAGGGGGCCGTCCGCCGCAAGGACGGCCGCAGCCTGCTGCGCGTCAGCGCCTCCGACATGCGCAGGCGGTTCGGCGACGCCATCGCCCTCCTGCTCCGCTCGGAACTGGTCGACGTCCTGCTCGGCCGGCTGCCCGGGGACGCGCTGCACACCGCGACCACCGTCACCAGCGTCGAGCCGGGCGACACCCGCCGACTGGCCCGGGTCGGCACCGACACGGGCGAGCTCACCGCCGACCTCGTGGTCGCGGCCGACGGCGTCCGCTCGACCGTCCGGCCGACCCTGTTCCTGGAGCACCCGGGCCACGTCTACGCCGGGTTCACCAGTTGGCGCGTCGTGGTGCCCAGCCCCGAGCCGCCGGTCCTGTTCGGCGAGAGCTGGGGGCGCGGCGGGGTCGTCGGCGTGCTCCCGCTGGGCAACGGGCGGCTCTACTGCTACGCCACCGCCAACGGGCCGGCGGGGGAGACGGCGAAGGACGAGAAGGCCGAACTGCTCGCCCGCCTGGCCGACTGGCACGACCCGATCCCGCGGCTGTTCGAGGCCGCGCCGCCGGAGGAGGTGCTGCGCACCGACATCTGGCACGTCGACACCCCGTTGCCCGCCTACCACAAGGGCAGAGTCGCCCTCCTGGGCGACGCCGCGCACGCCATGACCCCCAATCTCGGCCAGGGCGCATGCCAGGCCATCGAGGACGCCGTGGTCCTGGCGCACCACGTCAACGAGTCCACGGCCTACCTGCCGACCGCGCTGCAGTCCTACACCGACGCCCGGCTGCCCCGCACCACCGGGATCGTGCAGAAGTCCGCGCAGCTCGCCGAGGCCGTGCAGAGCGAGTCCCCGCTGCTCACCACGTTGCGCGACACCGGGGCGGGCATCCTGGGCCGCCTCGCGCCCCGGCTGATGTCGCAGTACCTGCAGATCCAGGACTGGCACCCGCCGGCGGAACAGGCGGCGCGGGCCTGAACGACGCGGGTCCTCTCCTGTCCCGCCCTCTTCTCGCCGACGCTTCTTGACCGTGAGTTTCAACCTCGACCATCGGGGGTCGTGAAGTCTCAGCCGGAGGAGGGATCCGCGGTGGTTGGGTGATGGTGCATGCCGTCCCCGGCCTCAGGGGGGTTGAAGCCTCAGCCCAAGGAGGGACTCGCGGTGACCGGGCGATCCTCTCGTGTGGCCGAAGGCCCTTGATAGGGATCGCGCCGGCGCCGCGCCGCCCACGCCGCCACCGTGCGTGCCAGGGCGCGGCCGTGGTTTCGGTGCGCGGTGAGGGCGCGGGCCGCCGTGTCCGCTCGCCTCGGCCACCGAGGGCGTGAGACACCGGCCACAGGGGTTTGAACCCCGGCCCGAGGACGCGATCGCGCACCGCCGCCGTGGGCGCGGGTCGAACTATGGGCCTTCGGCCACGCGAGAGAATCGCCCACCCGCGCGCCGTCCTTCTGGGGCCGGCCTTCACGACCCCCTGGGGCCGAGGTGGAGGGGGCTCACCCGCGCGCCGTCCCTTCGCGGGATCCGGGAGGGAACGCGGGTGTCAGCGGAGCCGCGGGAGCCCCCAGATCCCAGCCAGCGCCGCGGGGGTGAGCACCGAGGCGGGGGCGCCCTGCGCGGCGAGGCGGCCTTCGGCGAGGAGCAGGCAGTGATCGGCGCGCATGGCCGCTTCGAGGTCGTGCGTCGCCTGGACCACCGTGGTGCCGTCGGCCCCGGCCCGGTCGAGGACGGCGGAGATGCGCTCGCGCGCCTCGGCGTCGAGTCCGGTGGTCGGTTCGTCGAGCAGCAGCAGATCCGACTCCTGCGCCAGGCCCTGGGCGACGAGGGCGCGCTGGCGCTGCCCGCCGGAGAGCTCGCCCAGCCGCCGGGGCGCGAGGTCGAGGACGCCCAGGTGCGCCATGCACTCCATGACGATCCGGTGGTCCCGCTTCGTCAGCCGCCGCCACGGGCCGCGGTGCGCCCAGCGGCCCATGGCCACGGTCTCCTCGACGGTGATGGGCAGGGCGTCGGAGACGGCGCTGCGCTGCACCACGACGGCCGGGCGGCGGGCGTGCGAGCGCCGCACCGATCCGCCCGTCGGGGCGACGACGCCGGCGGCCACGCTCAGCAGCGTCGACTTCCCCGACCCGTTGGGCCCCACCACGGCGGTCACGCCGGAACGGGGGACGCGGGCCGTGATCCCGTGCAGGACCGTCCCGCGCCCGTACCCGGCGAAGAGCCCGTGCAGGGTGATCGCCGTCTCATCTCGCTGCTCCATGCCGTCCTCCGTCGAAAACGATAACGGTTTTCATTATAGAATGCCGGACATGGAGTGGTTGTCCGATCCCTTCGGGGTCTCCTTCGTGCAGCGGGCGCTGTGGGGCGGGATCCTCGTCTCACTGATCTGCGCCCTGGCCGGGACCTGGGTGGTGCTGCGCGGCATGGCGTTCCTGGGCGACGCGATGTCGCACGGGATGCTCCCCGGCGTCGCGCTGGCCTCGCTGCTCGGCGGCAATCTGCTCCTCGGCGCCGCGCTCAGCGCGGGCGCGATGGCCCTCGGGGTCACGGCGCTCGCCCGCTCGCCCCGGTTGTCGCAGGACACGGTCATCGGCCTGCTCTTCGTCGGGATGCTCTCCCTGGGCGTGATCATCGTGTCGCACTCGCAGTCCTTCGCCGTCGACCTGACCGGCCTCCTCTTCGGCGACGTCCTCGCGGTGCGCCCGCGCGACCTGCTCCACCTGGCCGTCGCGCTGGCCGTGGCGGCCCCCGCCGCGCTGCTGGGCCACCGCTCCTTCACGGCCCTGGCGTTCGACCGGCGCAAGGCGCACACCCTGGGACTGCGGCCCCGATGGGCCCACGCGCTGCTGCTCGGGCTCATCACGCTCGCCATCGTCGCCTCGTTCCGCGTCGTCGGCACCCTCCTCGTCTTCGGGCTGCTCATCGCGCCGCCCGCGGCGATGGCGCTGTGGGCCCGGCGGATCCCGGCGATCATGCTCGGCGCCGCGCTGCTGGGCAGCGCTTCGACCGCGTTCGGCCTGCTCGTGTCGTGGCACCTGGGAACAGCGGCGGGCGCGACGATCGCCGCCACCGCCGTGGCGCTGTTCTTCCTCTCCGCACTGGCGGACCGCGCCCGGCGCCGACGGCCGCGCCCCGGCCCGCCGACCGCCGTCGAAACCACGGACAAGGAGTTCGAGCACTCATCATGACGCCGACCAGGACAACGTCCGCGGCGCTCACCGCGGTCGTCGCCGGGGCGCTGCTGGCCGGGTGCGGCACCGCCGACGGCGTCGGCGCGCCGGTCCCCGAGGAGCAGACCCAGCACGGCTACGTCGAAGGGGCCGAGGAGGCCGCCGAACCGCAGCACCGCCTCGTCATCGCCGATACGCGGACCGGAGCGGTGCACGTCCTCGACCTGATCACCGAGGAGGCGACCGAGGTGGATCGGATCGACGGCGTCGGCGGCGTCCACGGGGACGGCCGCTTCGCCTACCTCACCGCCGAGGACGGCGCGGCGGTGCACGTCGTCGACAGCGGGGCCTGGACCGTCGACCACGGCGACCACTCCCACTACTACCGCGCCGAAACGCGCTCCGTCGGCACGGTCGAGGGCAACGGGCTGCGCGGCGTCGGCACCGACACGGCCGTCACCGCGCTGTCCTTCGCCGACGGTCGGGTGAGCGTCCTCGACCGCCCCGCGCTGGAGGAGGGCGACATCGCCGAGGCCGCGGCCCTCGACGGCCGGGACGGCGCCGCGCTGCCCTATGCCGGACACCTGCTCGTCCCGGCCGTCGGGGACGGCGGGGGAGGCACGGCCCCGGTGGAGGCGCTCACCAGGGGCGGCGAACCGTCCGCGTGGATCGAGGAGCCCTGCCCGGACCTCCAGGGCCAGGCCGTCACCCGCCGCGGCGCCGTCTTCGGCTGCTCCGACGGCGCCCTGCTGGTCACCGAGGACGGCGACGCGCTGCGGGGCGAGCGGATCGACTACCCGGAGGAGGTGCCCGAGGACGAGCGCGCCCGGGAGTTCCAGCACCGCCCCGGCGGTTCGACGCTGGCGGCGAAGGCCGGCGAGCGGGGCGTCTGGGTGCTCGACACGGCCGCGAAGGAGTGGACGCTGCTGGAGACCGGGCCCGCGGTGGCGGTGAACGCGGTCGGCGAGGGGGCGCCGGTCCTCGTCCTCACCGAAGACGGCACACTGCGCGCCTTCGACCCGGAGACGGGGGAGCAGACCGCCGAGACCGAGCTGCTCGACGCCCCCCTGACCGGATCGGAGGCGGCCCCGCCGGTGATCCGGGTCGACACCGGGCGCGCCTACGTCAACGACCCGGCCGCCGACGCGGTCCACGAAGTGGACTACAACGACGACCTGCGGATCGCCCGCACGTTCGATCTCGGCTTCACGCCCGACCTCATGGTCGAGACGGGGCGGTGAACCCGATGGCGAAACAGGACGCGCGCCGGCCGCGCCGCTCCGCCGCGGCCCTCGCGGCGATCGGCCTCGCGCTGCTCGTCCCGCTGGCGGGGTGCTCGGCCGTCGGGGAGGACCGCTCCGGCGTGGTCGTCACCACCAACATCCTCGGCGACGTCACCCGCGCCGTCATCGGCGACGAGGCCGAGGTGACCGTGCTGATGAAGCCGAACGCCGACCCGCACTCCTTCGGCGTCTCGGCCAGGCAGGCCGCCCGGATCGAAAACGCCGAGCTGGTCGTCTACAACGGCCTCGGCCTCGAAGAAGGCGTGCTGCGCAACGTCGGGGCGGCGCAGGAGGCCGGGGTGCCGACCCTCGCCGCGGGCGAGGCGGCCGACCCCGTCGACTACGCCGAGGGGGAGACCGCCGGGCAGCCCGACCCCCACTTCTGGACCGACCCGGTCCGGATGGGCGCGGTCGTCGACCTGATCGCCGAGAGGACGATCGACGAGGTCGGCGGCGTCGACGCCGAGGCGGTCCGCGCCAACGCCGCGGCCTACCGCGGCGAGCTCGCCGAACTCGACGCGTGGATGACCGAGCGCTTCGCGGACATCGCGCCGGAGCGGCGCAGCCTGGTGACCAACCACCACGTCTTCGGCTACTTCGCACAGCGCTACGGATTCGAGGTCGTCGGCACCGTGATCCCCAGCGGTACGACGCTCGCCTCGCCCAGCGCCTCCGACCTGGAGTCGCTCGCCGACGCGGTCCGCGAGGCCGGGGTGCCGGCGGTCTTCGCCGACTCCTCCCAACCCGACCGCCTCGCCCGCGCCATGGCCGAGGAGACCGGCCTGGAGATCGAGGTCGTCGCCCTGTTCTCGGAGTCCCTGACCGGGGAAGAGGGCGGCGCCCCCACCTACCTGCAGATGATGCGGGCCAACACCGAGGCCGTCGTCGGCGGCCTCGCCGAGGAGTGAGGAACCGCTCCTCGACGCGCTTCGACCGCCGCGTTCGCTGGGCGAGGAGGGGCTTTTCGGCTCGGAACCGCTGTGCCGCCGGCGGCCTGCGCGCACTGCGGCAGCCGCCCCCTCTGCGGGTCCGATGGCCGGACATCAGTCGGACATCGCGGCCCGCCGCGCGATCCCCTCACCGGAATGGAAGAAGGATGGACCACACCGTGCAACTCCGAACGCTCACCGGCAGGGCGGCGGCACTGCCCGCCCTGATCACGGCGGGACTCGTCCTGAGCGCCTGCGGCCAGGCGGGCTCCGAACCCGCAGGGGAGGGCGCTTCGCGGTCCCCCGCGGTCGCGGCCCCCCTCGTCGCCACCTACGACGGCGGCCTCCTCGTCATCGACGGCGAGACCCTCGACGTCGCCGCCGACATCCCCCTCGACGGGTTCAACCGGGTCAACCCGGCAGGCGACGGCCGCCACGTCCTGGTCTCCACCTCGACCGGGTTCCGCGTGCTCGACGCCGCGGCCCCCGAGCTGACCGACACCGAGTTCGAAGGGGCCGAGCCCGGCCACGTCGTCCGGCACGCCGGCAAGACCGTGCTCTTCTCCGACGGAACCGGGGAGGTCACCGTGTTCGACCCGCAGGACCTCGGCGACGGCCTGCCCGAGGGCGAGACCTTCACCACCGACCACCCCCACCACGGCGTCGCCGTCGAACTCGACAACGGCGAACTGGTCGTCACACTGGGCGACGAGGAGGAGCGCCCCGGGATCCAGGTGCTCGACGCCGACCGCGAGGAGACCGCCCGCAGCGAGGAGTGCCCCGGCGTGCACGGGGAGGCCACCGCCCAGGGCGAGGCCGTCGTGATCGGCTGCGAGGACGGCGTCCTGATCTACAAGGACGGCGAGATCACCAAGGTCGACAGCCCCGACGACTACGGCCGTATCGGCAACCAGGCCGGCTCCGAGGAGTCGGCGATCGTCCTCGGCGACTACAAGAAGGACCCCGAGGCCGAACTCGAACGGCCCGAGCAGGTCTCCCTCATCGACACCGGGACCGGCGAGCTGAGCCTGGTCGACATCGGCGCCGGCTACAGTTTCCGCTCGCTGGCGCGCGGACCGCACGGCGAGGCCCTCGTCCTGGGAACGGACGGCCGGATCCACGTGATCGACCCCGGCAGCGCCGAGGTCGAAAGGACCGTCCCGGTCCTGGACGAATGGGAGGAGCCGCTGGAGTGGCAGCAGCCCCGCCCCACGATCTTCGTGCGCGGCGACACGGCCTATGTGACCGACCCGGGCGCGAACGAGCTGCACGCCGTCGACATCGAGTCGGGGGAGGAGACGGCGACGGCGGAACTGCCCGGCACCCCCAACGAGCTCACCGGGGTCTGACCCGCCTCTTCTGGGAATCGGGTCGTGGCCGCGATTCTCCGTGCACCACCGATGACATGGAAAGGCTGCCGCCGGCGCGCCGGCGGCGTGAAAGGCCGCGTTGTACCGTCCGTGCCGGTCGCCCGCCGCATATGGCCGGGGACCCGCACGGCGGAGCCGCCGTGACCTTCCGCGTTGCCGGACGCCTCGCGCCTGACAGCAGCTTCACCAGGTCCGCGGAGGTCGAGCAGGGACTGAAGGCACTCCCGGCCCTTCCCGTCATCGACCTCAGGCCGGGCCGCTCGAGGCGGGCGGTTTGGTGTTGGGGACGACGGGGGTGTCCTTGCGCAGGCCCTTGCGCACGCCGATCTTCTCGCCGAGCCAGACCAGGGGATCGTACTTGCGGTCGGCCACCCGCTCCTTCAGCGGGATCAGCGAGTTGTCGGTGATCTTGATGTTCTCGGGGCAGACCTCCGTGCAGCACTTGGTGATGTTGCAGTAGCCCAGCCCGAACTCGTCCTGGGCGATCACCCGGCGGTCGGCGGTGTCCTCGGGGTGCATCTCCAGCTCGGCCACGCGCATCAGGTACCGCGGCCCGGAGAAGTGCTCCTTGTTCTCCTCGTGGTCGCGGATCACGTGGCAGACGTCGTTGCACAGGAAGCACTCGATGCACTTGCGGAACTCCTGCATGCGCTGCACGTCGGACTGCTGCATGCGGAAGTCGCCCGGCTCCGTGCCGGGATCGGGAGTGAACGAGGGGATCTGCCGCGCCTTCTCGTAGTTGTAGGAGACGTCGCAGACCAGGTCCCGGATGACGGGGAAGGTCCGCATCGGCGTGACCGTGATGACCTCGTCGGGCTCGAAGGTGTTCATCCGGGTCATGCACGACAGCCGCGGCCGGCCGTTGATCTCCATCGAGCACGACCCGCACTTGCCGGCCTTGCAGTTCCACCGCACCGCCAGGTCCGGGGCCTGGGTGGCCTGCAGCCGGTGCAGGACGTCCAGGACGACCTCGCCCTCGTTCACCTCGACCGTGTACTCGACCAGTTCGCCGGCGCCGCCGTCGCCGCGCCAGATGTTGAACGTCGCCTTGGTCATTCGTCGCCTCCTTCTTCCGCGCCCTCGGCCTCGGGGAGCTCGGCCTCGGTGAAGTACTTCGCCAGCTCCTCGCGGTCGAACAGCGCGAGCAGATCGGGCCGGAGCACGTCCAGCTCCTGATGGCGCACCGTGACGCCGCCGTCGGCCAGCCGGGTGACCAGGTTGACCCGGCGCCACCGCGCCGACATCGACGGGAAGTCGTCGCGGGTGTGCCCGCCCCGGGACTCCTCCCGCTCCAGCGCCGAGCGGGCCACGGCCTCGGAGACCACCAGCATGTTGCGCAGGTCCTGCGCCAGGTGCCAGCCGGGGTTGTAGGCTCGGCCGCCCTCGGCGCGCACGCCGGCCACCCGCTCCTTGAGCTTGTCCAGGGCCTCGATCGCCTGCTCGATCTCCGGCCCCCTGCGGATGATCCCGACGAGGTCGTTCATCGTCTGCTGGATCTCCTGGTGCAGGTCGTAGGGGCTCTCACCGGTCTCGCGCCGCAGTGGAGCCTCGGCCGCGCGGGTCGCTCCGGCCAGGGCCTCCTCGGAGACCACGGGCCGGTCCCCGCCCAGCTCGTCGAGGTAGGCCGCGGCGCCCATGCCGCAGCGCCGACCGAACACCAGCAGGTCCGACAGCGAGTTGCCGCCCAGCCGGTTGGACCCGTGCATCCCGCCCGAGACCTCCCCGGCGGCGAACAGGCCGGCGACGCCGCCGCCGACCGCACCGCTGTCGGGGTCGACCTCGACCCCGCCCATCACGTAGTGGCAGGTGGGACCCACCTCCATCGGCTCGGCGGTGATGTCGACGTCGGCCAGCTCCTTGAACTGGTGCTGCATCGACGGCAGCCGCCGCATGATCTCCTCGGCCGGCATCCGGCTGGAGACATCAAGGAACACCCCGCCGTGCGGCGAGCCGCGCCCCTCCTTGACCTCGGTGTTGATGGCGCGCGCCACCTCGTCGCGGGGCAGCAGCTCGGGCGGGCGGCGGTGGTTCTCGGGATCGGTGTACCAGCCGTCGGCCTCCTCCTCGCTCTCGGCGTACTGGGACCGGAAGACGTCGGGCACGTAGTCGAACATGAACCGCTTGCCCTCGGAGTTGCGCAGCACGCCGCCGTCGCCGCGCACCGACTCGGTGACCAGGATGCCCTTCACCGACGGCGGCCAGACCATGCCCGTGGGGTGGAACTGCACGAACTCCATGTTCAGCAGCGTCGCCCCCGCCCGCAGCGCCAGCGCGTGGCCGTCGCCGGTGTACTCCCAGGAGTTGGAGGTGACCTTGAACGACTTGCCGATGCCGCCGGTCGCCAGGATCACCGCGGGGGCCTCGAACAGCACGAAGTCGCCGGTGTCGCGGACGTAGCCGAACGCGCCGGCGATGCGCCCGTCGTCCTTGACCAGTTCGGTCACGGTGGTCTCGGCGTAGACCTTGATCATCGCCTCGGGGTCGCCGAGCTCGGCCGCGTCGATCTGCTGGAGCTGGACCACCCGCTGCTGGAGGGTGCGGATGAGCTCCAGGCCGGTGCGGTCGCCGACGTGGGCGAGTCGCGGGTACTCGTGCCCGCCGAAGTTGCGCTGGCTGATCCGACCGTCCTTGGTGCGGTCGAACAGCGCGCCCCAGTACTCCAGCTCCAGGATCCGCTCGGGCGCCTCCCTGGCGTGCAGCTCCGCCATGCGAGGGTTGTTGAGGAACTTGCCGCCGCGCATGGTGTCGCGGAAGTGGACCTGCCAACTGTCGCGCGCGTTGACGTTGGCCAGCGCGGCCGCCGCACCGCCCTCGGCCATGACCGTGTGCGCCTTGCCGAACAGGGACTTGGAGATGACCGCGGTCTTCCTGCCCTGCTGGCGCGCCTCGATGGCGGCGCGCAGACCGGCGCCTCCGGCTCCGATCACCACCACGTCGTAGGAGTGACGTGCTATCTCAGCCAATTGATATCGCCTCTAGTTGAAGATCCGGGGGTCCGAAATCGTGCCGCCGGCCACCAGCATCACGTAGAAGTCGGTGAGCATCAGCGTTCCCAGCGTGATCCACGCGAACAGCATGTGCCGGGTGTTCAGCCGGGACACCTGCGTCCACATCCAGTAGCGGACCGGACGGGTGCCGAAGCTCCTGGCGCGCCCGCCGAACACGTGCCGGCAGGAATGGCAGGAAAGGGTGTAGCACCACAGCAGGACCACGTTGACGATCAGGATGAGGTTGCCCAGGCCGATGCCGAACCCGCCGTTCTCGCCGTGGGCCAGCGCTATCGTCGCGTCATAGGTGTTGACCAGTGAGATCAGGACGGCGGCGTAGAAGAAATAGCGGTGCAGGTTCTGCCCGATCATGGGGAACCGCGATTCGCCGGTGTAGCGGTCGTGCGGCTCGCTGACGGCGCATGCGGTGGGCGCCTGCCAGATCGAGCGGTAGTAGGCCTTGCGGTAGTAGTAGCAGGTGAACCGGAACAGCAGCAGGAACGGCAGGCTGATCAGCGCGTAGGGCAGGAACCACGGGAACGCCCAGGGCAGCGTGCCGAACACCGCCGACTCCGGCACGCAGGAGGCGCTGAGGCAGGGGGAGTAGAACGGCGTCAGGTAGTGGTGCTCCTCCACCCAGTAGTTGTCCTGCTGGAACACCCGCGCGGTGGCGTAGACGACGAAGGCGGTCAGGCCGAGTGCCGTGAGCACCGGACCCAGCCACCACCGGTCCTTGCGGAACGTCCGGGCCGAAATCCGCGCACGGTTGTTCGTGCCGGGGGTCCCCGGCGAGGGAAGTGTCGCTGTCATGGGCGCGGCGTCTCCATAGTCCTGACGGAGAGCGAACCGAATGTGCGGATCCGGGCGCGGGGAGGCCCGGACGCTCTCCGAGTCGACAGGCAGTGCGGATGCGTATGGGTTGCCACGTTAGGCCGGTGCGATCACGAATTCAGCAAGAGTTTCACGCGATTTGGCTGTGAAAAATGCCACTCGGATTCAATGGGCGGGCGGAGTTTGCGGGTAAATCGTCCTCTTTTGAGAATAAAAAGGAAAAAGTCTCTTTTGTTTGTTCTGGGGCTTCTGTGGCAATTGGGAAACTTCGGCCGGTCTCCGGCTAAGTCCACCCTTCATCGAAAGAATCTATCGCGGCGCCGCGGCCGGAAGCCCCCGTGTCCGCATCGGCGCGGCGCACGGTGCGGGAGAGGTGCGGAGCGCGGGCGCGGAAACGGCGCGGGTCAGCC
This sequence is a window from Spinactinospora alkalitolerans. Protein-coding genes within it:
- a CDS encoding FAD-dependent monooxygenase — protein: MAQPHAVVIGGGIGGLSAGVALRRKGWAVTVCERAPALDPAGAGIGMAPNALRALDVLGIGDDVRALGASRYEGAVRRKDGRSLLRVSASDMRRRFGDAIALLLRSELVDVLLGRLPGDALHTATTVTSVEPGDTRRLARVGTDTGELTADLVVAADGVRSTVRPTLFLEHPGHVYAGFTSWRVVVPSPEPPVLFGESWGRGGVVGVLPLGNGRLYCYATANGPAGETAKDEKAELLARLADWHDPIPRLFEAAPPEEVLRTDIWHVDTPLPAYHKGRVALLGDAAHAMTPNLGQGACQAIEDAVVLAHHVNESTAYLPTALQSYTDARLPRTTGIVQKSAQLAEAVQSESPLLTTLRDTGAGILGRLAPRLMSQYLQIQDWHPPAEQAARA
- the aztA gene encoding zinc ABC transporter ATP-binding protein AztA, encoding MEQRDETAITLHGLFAGYGRGTVLHGITARVPRSGVTAVVGPNGSGKSTLLSVAAGVVAPTGGSVRRSHARRPAVVVQRSAVSDALPITVEETVAMGRWAHRGPWRRLTKRDHRIVMECMAHLGVLDLAPRRLGELSGGQRQRALVAQGLAQESDLLLLDEPTTGLDAEARERISAVLDRAGADGTTVVQATHDLEAAMRADHCLLLAEGRLAAQGAPASVLTPAALAGIWGLPRLR
- the aztB gene encoding zinc ABC transporter permease AztB, translating into MEWLSDPFGVSFVQRALWGGILVSLICALAGTWVVLRGMAFLGDAMSHGMLPGVALASLLGGNLLLGAALSAGAMALGVTALARSPRLSQDTVIGLLFVGMLSLGVIIVSHSQSFAVDLTGLLFGDVLAVRPRDLLHLAVALAVAAPAALLGHRSFTALAFDRRKAHTLGLRPRWAHALLLGLITLAIVASFRVVGTLLVFGLLIAPPAAMALWARRIPAIMLGAALLGSASTAFGLLVSWHLGTAAGATIAATAVALFFLSALADRARRRRPRPGPPTAVETTDKEFEHSS
- the aztC gene encoding zinc ABC transporter substrate-binding protein AztC, with amino-acid sequence MAKQDARRPRRSAAALAAIGLALLVPLAGCSAVGEDRSGVVVTTNILGDVTRAVIGDEAEVTVLMKPNADPHSFGVSARQAARIENAELVVYNGLGLEEGVLRNVGAAQEAGVPTLAAGEAADPVDYAEGETAGQPDPHFWTDPVRMGAVVDLIAERTIDEVGGVDAEAVRANAAAYRGELAELDAWMTERFADIAPERRSLVTNHHVFGYFAQRYGFEVVGTVIPSGTTLASPSASDLESLADAVREAGVPAVFADSSQPDRLARAMAEETGLEIEVVALFSESLTGEEGGAPTYLQMMRANTEAVVGGLAEE
- the aztD gene encoding zinc metallochaperone AztD, encoding MQLRTLTGRAAALPALITAGLVLSACGQAGSEPAGEGASRSPAVAAPLVATYDGGLLVIDGETLDVAADIPLDGFNRVNPAGDGRHVLVSTSTGFRVLDAAAPELTDTEFEGAEPGHVVRHAGKTVLFSDGTGEVTVFDPQDLGDGLPEGETFTTDHPHHGVAVELDNGELVVTLGDEEERPGIQVLDADREETARSEECPGVHGEATAQGEAVVIGCEDGVLIYKDGEITKVDSPDDYGRIGNQAGSEESAIVLGDYKKDPEAELERPEQVSLIDTGTGELSLVDIGAGYSFRSLARGPHGEALVLGTDGRIHVIDPGSAEVERTVPVLDEWEEPLEWQQPRPTIFVRGDTAYVTDPGANELHAVDIESGEETATAELPGTPNELTGV
- a CDS encoding succinate dehydrogenase/fumarate reductase iron-sulfur subunit; translated protein: MTKATFNIWRGDGGAGELVEYTVEVNEGEVVLDVLHRLQATQAPDLAVRWNCKAGKCGSCSMEINGRPRLSCMTRMNTFEPDEVITVTPMRTFPVIRDLVCDVSYNYEKARQIPSFTPDPGTEPGDFRMQQSDVQRMQEFRKCIECFLCNDVCHVIRDHEENKEHFSGPRYLMRVAELEMHPEDTADRRVIAQDEFGLGYCNITKCCTEVCPENIKITDNSLIPLKERVADRKYDPLVWLGEKIGVRKGLRKDTPVVPNTKPPASSGPA
- a CDS encoding fumarate reductase/succinate dehydrogenase flavoprotein subunit; translated protein: MAEIARHSYDVVVIGAGGAGLRAAIEARQQGRKTAVISKSLFGKAHTVMAEGGAAAALANVNARDSWQVHFRDTMRGGKFLNNPRMAELHAREAPERILELEYWGALFDRTKDGRISQRNFGGHEYPRLAHVGDRTGLELIRTLQQRVVQLQQIDAAELGDPEAMIKVYAETTVTELVKDDGRIAGAFGYVRDTGDFVLFEAPAVILATGGIGKSFKVTSNSWEYTGDGHALALRAGATLLNMEFVQFHPTGMVWPPSVKGILVTESVRGDGGVLRNSEGKRFMFDYVPDVFRSQYAESEEEADGWYTDPENHRRPPELLPRDEVARAINTEVKEGRGSPHGGVFLDVSSRMPAEEIMRRLPSMQHQFKELADVDITAEPMEVGPTCHYVMGGVEVDPDSGAVGGGVAGLFAAGEVSGGMHGSNRLGGNSLSDLLVFGRRCGMGAAAYLDELGGDRPVVSEEALAGATRAAEAPLRRETGESPYDLHQEIQQTMNDLVGIIRRGPEIEQAIEALDKLKERVAGVRAEGGRAYNPGWHLAQDLRNMLVVSEAVARSALEREESRGGHTRDDFPSMSARWRRVNLVTRLADGGVTVRHQELDVLRPDLLALFDREELAKYFTEAELPEAEGAEEGGDE